GACTGGATGCGCACCACCGCCACATCCAGATAGTCACTCATCTCCGCTTGCCTTTCGGCTTGTTCTTCCGGTTGCCGTTGTCCCGCGCGTTGCTCCGCTGGTTACTCGGAGGCCACGCCTGGTTCGGCAGCTTTTCGGCCTTCTCCTCGTCGCTGCCCTGGGCATTGGGAATGATCGGCAGTTCCTGGTTCTGCTCGTCGATGTCCGGCAGTGCCAGCAACGGGTAACCTGTTCGGGGACCGTCGGTATTGGGCTTCAGCTCCGTACCGCTGGTCCGCTTCCAGAACTCGTAACCCCGGTCGAAGTTCTCGGAGCCCTTTTGGTCCCAGTACGCGCCCGGGGGGTACCACACCGAGTTCGGATTCACGGTGTTCGGGGACAGTGCCTTACCCAGCTTTGGCCAGAGTTCGTGCGCGGCCGGGGCGTGTCGGCGCATCCAGTTCTGGAACTCCTCCAGGAACCGCTCCGGTGTCGGAGCCACCGGTTCGTGCGCCGCGCCGTAGCGTGCGCCGGAACGCCGGATCTCACTGGCGTTCTCGTCGAGTTCGAACGTGCGGGAGCCGAGGCCGAGCGGGCGACCGCCGCCGACGTGCTGCCAGAGTTCTCCGCCCAGCACCGAACTCGGGGACAGGCAGGCCAGCAGACCACCGAGCTGGACCTCGTCGATATCGGTGAAGGCGATGGTGACTTCGAAGCTGGTTCCGGTCGGAAACAGCTTCGCCTCACTGGTCATGTTGCTCTTGAGCTGGTGTTTCCGCGCCTCGGCTCGACTCGGCTTTTCTCCGTCCTCGGTCGGGGTGTGCCAGTAGTACTTGCGCCCCCGGAGATCGCGTTTCTGCCCACCACTGTCGGCGGCCGAGCCCCATTCCCGCAGTGGCGGGTCCACCGCAGCGTTGCCCCGAACCTTGGCGTCGTTGACCAGGTAGAACTGCCCAGCGCCGGGGCGTGGGATGCCCATCGGCGGCAGCGTCACGGACTGCGGCGTCACCTCGTTGATCGCCACCGCGTCGCCGACGCGGACGTGGCCCCGGTAGGAGCGCTGCTGTGCTTCCTCGCTGTCCTTGCCCGCCGTGTCGGCGGAACCGAACAACCGGCAGCTCGGGCAGAGATCGTCGTCGTAGCGGCAGGGCAACAGCGGTTTGGGCCTCACTCGCTCTCCGGCGGTGTACTTACCGGCGTGACGTCCGAGCATGCCCAGCCGCAGGCTGTCGATCTCGCCGTTGGACTTCGTGGTCACCCACACCGGCTGGCCCGGCCGTAGTCGTTTCGAGACCAGGTGTCGTCTGCCGAGCTCGTACCTGGTGCCCTGCTCGGGCTTCCGGCCCTTCGGCACGTGGGTGAAGGTGACCTCGGTGAAGGGGTTCTGCTCGTCCCGTTTGCTCTGTTGGGCGGTGCGCAGCTCGTCGGCGTTCTCGACGGCGCTGCGGAAGTCGTCCCAAACCTCCTGTTGGAGCTGCTGCTCGGGGGATTCGCCAGTGAATCTGCGGATGTGGGCGTAGTAGGGCTGGTGCTGCTTGCGTGCGCTCGCGTCGCTGAGCAACACTACCCACTTGCCTTTGGAATGATGGCGGGCTCGTACTGGTCTTCCGCTTTCGTCATCGAAATCCACCTCCAGCCGGTCACCGGAGGTCAGCGGCCCTTCCTCGCGGTGGATTCGTGCGAGTTCCTCCTGGCGCAGCCGAGCTTCGCGCGATTTCTTGTCGCACAGCCGCAGCACCGGCGGGGTCTCCTCGCTGTGGTGCTGCTCCACGATCGCCATGTGCCGCTTGCCGGATCTCTCCGTGGAGGCGGGATCGCGGTAGCCGGGCACGAATTCCTCGTCGAACACTCGCAGACAGCTGCCGGTGAGGGTCTCGTGCAGCGAGCGCAGGGCTCCCTTCAGCGAGGAGCCGGGGATGATCGGGGTGCCGTCGGGTCTGCGCGGCAGGTCGGGTTCCGCTTTCTCCCTCTCGTTCATCTCGCGGATCAGCAGCGGGGTTCGCGCGTGGAGGGTGAGCTCCAGCTTCCCCGAGAGCAGTTCGCCCTGTCCGTGGTGGCCGTGTGGTTCACAGCTGTGCGGGGCGGCTTTCGGGAGCGGAACGAAGGTGTAGGGGTTCACGAAGGTGTCGTTCAAGCACTGCCTCCCCAGGCTGCGCGAGTCGAATGCGCGTTCGGCGGAACACCAGTGGTGATCACTGCGGTAGGTTACCGAACGATCATCGATCGTGAGGGGGATTCATGGTCAAGTTCTGGCGTCGTCCGTTCCGGCAGAGCGGTGAGACCAAGATTTTCATCGCGAACGCGCTGGTCGTGGTGGCCGCCTCGCTGATCACCGCCTCGCTGGCGCTGGTGCTGGAGGACCTGTTCCCGAGGGATCCGAGCGACGGCTACGTCGTGCTGACGCGTTGGGGTGTGGGTATCGCGGCGTTGGGCGTACTGCTGTTCGGGCTGGCCTGGCGCGCCCGGTTGCATCGGAGGCTGGGCACGCTGTTCTACGTCCACCTGCTCGACGAGTCGATGCCGAACTGGCACGAGCACTCGCTGGACGCCGCGCGCAACCGTCGGATGTCGATGCGCTCGGTGGTTCGCTGGGTGGATCTCAAGCAGCGCACCAGCGACGGTGTGATCGACGTCGTGGAACCGTGTCACGAGATCAGTACCGCTGTGGAGGAGGCGATCAACAGTGATCGCGACGACACCGGTTACACCGTGGCGCCGAACATGCTCTGGCCGATGGCGCTGACGGTCGGTGCCTACCTGCCGCACCCCGACAGCCTGCGGCTGCTCGAACTGCAGCCGAAGAGTACGGAGGAGGAGTTCGCCCTGGCAGGACGGCCCCGTGTACGCAGCAGTTCGGTGGTGCGGCGGCTCGACGGGCAGTCCCCGTCAGGACGGGTGGGGGTGTGGTTGGCTTGTACACCCGCCGCATGGAGATTCAACGAGAAGAGCTCTCAGCGGTTCCGCGAGTTCGGGGTCAACCACGTACACACCATCACCCATCCGGACGCGAGGTTGGCGCGGAACTATTTCCCGGAACTGTCCGGTACCGACATGGGGCATCTGGGAGAGGAGATCGCCGCGCAGCTGGTGCGTATCAAGCACGAAGCAGGGGAGCGGGAACTCGTCCTGGTAGCTATGGCCCCGAAGGCGGTGATGCTCGCCGTCGGGTGGCACCTCTCGCAGCACGAGTGCCGGTTCTTCCACGGCACGCACTTGATGTACTACGACCGCGACGACGACAGTTTCATCCCCGTACGAGTGCGGGAATCGCAGCCCACGACGCCGCCGTTTCCTTCCGAAGTGGAGGATCCCCTCAGGAGCGAGGAATCCGACCGGAAGCCCGAGCGGCCGAGCGAGGAGCTTGAAGCGCTCCCCGCCGAGCCGGAGGCCGAAACGGTTCGCGACGGTTGACCGAGGCCGCTTTCCCGTTGGTCCGAGCCGTCCGGCGCGGCGATTTCGTGGGAAATCTACGCCTCGCCGAAGGGAGTAAGGAGTGCCGAATCAGCCGATACCGCCGCACCGAGTGGTTCTCAACGGGCACTCGCACTGCTAACATCCCAGCGCAGTGAGTATAGGCCCCGCACGCGCGGGGATGGACCTAGAATTGCGTGAAGACGCTCTCCGTCACTGTCATAGGCCCCGCACGCGCGGGGATGGACCGCGTTCGGCCTTGCTGTAGACGATGTTGATTTCGTAGGCCTCGCACGCGCGGGGATGGACCGGCGGGAAAACGCCTCAGCGGGGAACACCGGCAGTAGGCCGCGCGCACGCGGGGATAGACCGTCTGGCCACTGTGGTGGTTGGTGCCGGCTGCCGCAGGCCCCGCGCGCGGGGCGAACCAGCGCTGCGTCGCCACCACGTTGGCGGCGGCGTTTTCTCGGCGAAATCCAGAGCCGTGAGCTGGCGTCTTAAGCAGTGTTCGGTCGCGGTTGCCGAACTCGTGGCCCGAACACCATGAGCTCCCAGGCGACTGTGTTCCTCAGTCACCTGGCCTTGCTACGCTTCCCCGATCCTGTGCTGCCTGAGTGCCGACCACCCTCGATCAACCGGGCAACAGGCGCCTTACGCTGCGAACCGCGTAGTCACTCCGTGGGGAGGCATTCGAGTGCGTCGCGTGGCCTAGCGTGATGCGGCTAAACCACGGGATACGGCCAAGGTTTGGAAAGAACCGGGAGAAGTGGAACGCGAGCGTGTACAGCTGCTGGTCACAGCATCGGGGACGAGTATGTACTCGGTACCTGGAGCTGGCTGAGCAGCAATCTGATCAGCTGTGACGTTCGAAGTTTCCCGGCTCTCCCGTAAATCCCTGCTGCATCCGAATCACCGACTCACGACAATAGACCGGTGTCGACATGGCACGCGGAGTTTTTTCGGCGAGGGGTCCCCGATATTCCGCAGCTCCGCTGTTGTGCCGTGTGAACATCAGCGTGAGAGCTCCTGTCGTGAGTGCGCCCAGCGGTATGAGCGGCAACAGTAGGATGCACAACATACTCGACGGAACACCACCGAGCAGCATCGATGCTGCCAGTATGATCATCCCTGTTAGCAGTGCGGCACCGAGGAAAATTTTCTCACGCATCCGATTCATCTCGAACACCCTAAGAAAACAGAACAATTCCGGATGATGTTAACGCAGTCAAAGCCGACACGCAAGCTAGCACAACGATAGCCTTGCTGTTACCGTTTTTGTCTCGTAAATAAAATAAGATTATGGCAACGAGGCACAAAAGGTTGACGAGGAGCAGCGTGGACACGGCGGACACGACGATCAGTGGCCTCTCGGAGGAGTGGTTCCGCGTTCAGGATACTGTACAGATTTAGCAGACGTTCCGAGTGGCGAACGCGTAGATCGCCGAAGCAACCTCCCAGGTACACGTTGCGGCTGGTATCTGTCCAGTCGGTTTGATATAAATATTTCCTTGCATGCCTTTTTCGGTGATAAACGGTTGACCGTTCCGACATAAGATATGAAATATCTGTGAAAAAATTGATCGACCATTAAATATTACTCATATTTCAGAGTTTGGTTCGAGCGTCTATCACCAAGTTTCCTTCATTGTCTTCTCCTCTTACTGTTTCCTCGTTCGCTCCTCCTGTTGAAACAAATTCGTGTATCTCCAGGCTGGGCATTTCTAGGTTGTGTGCTCTTCCGTCCGGGAAAGTTAGAGAGTACAGGATGGCTATAGGCTGCTTTTTTCGAGTCAAAAACCGGGCAAGCATATTTGGTGTTTCATGGAAAAAAAGTATTATCTTCGCTGTGTTTTCGTCTATCCTTTGGATATCATGAAGGAAAAATCTTTCAGTCAGTTCCTCGTTTCTGTTTTCTGCGGATTTAAGATCTAGAGAGGCAGCCTCGAGATCCTTCTTCAGAAGCAAGAAAGATTCATCGGCGGGCGATGATCGCTTTGGATTTTTCGGATTTGAATTATCCGAATTAAAATATTTACCTGTCATGATAGCCTTCCTTAAAATACGGAGTCAGCTACGCTCGAAGCGTAGCTGACCCTAATGAATCATCAACTTGGCCGAATTATATCCTATTCACTTCACTCGGGCAAAGTTTCTTTCCTTCACAGTATGCCGTAATGACACCCACTCGGAGGCCGTCAGGGCTATTGCTCTGCATGCAGTAGGAGTATGTGTCTCTGTTTGAACCAACTATGATTTTTTCATCAATATAGACACCGTTAGGCGCTTCTCCTACAATGTGACCAATAAAGCGAGGACCGCGTGGGTGACTATGGTAGTGCGGGGTACCACGTCTGACTGTTTTAGCGACTAGATCGACACTATTTATATTATGCTTCACTGAGTACTTAGCATACCCAAAACCGCCATCGCAGTTAGGTCCATTTCCCTTCCAGCCATAGCGAATTGGGTTAGTATGACCATTTCTATCACTTGGACTGTCCATGATGTTCCATGGATCAGTGGCTTTAGCAGAATTCCCTGAAGAGTTATTCGTCTCCTCAGATGATCCTAATTCATATTCGGATATAACCGCGCTGGATGCCTCTTTCTTGGAGAGCCCGATATTGATTTTGCTTTCCATTTTGTCTTTGTATAGCTCGTACTGTTCCTCTGATAGTAATTTTAGCTCGCCAGTGCTTCCTGCTCCTTGCTTACCCTTGGTTTGCTCTTCTGCTAGTGCTGTTCCTGTTGGGGCCGCGAAAGAAGTTACTAGCAGTAACCCTACGGCGATCGATGTGCGCTTAAGTTTAATCAATATTATTCAACTTCTCTTTGCGGGTGATTTTATACCGTATCTTTAATAGAAAAATAAGCGAGACTAGACAAGAGGAAGTGATCTACACTGGATTTCTCATTTTGGGTGGGCCCCCTTAAAGTGAAGACCAATTGTGCTGCGTTGTCGGGCTAGTCGGTGACCAAATTCGCCATTATCTGAGGAACTGGATGTCGATATTTACGACACTGGTGGTGTTCCCGGAGTATTACCGGATCCATCTGACACAGAAGCAACTTGCCGCATTGCGAGGTACGAGTCAGTTCAATGATCTCGCGCATGCTGGAACGGATCGAGCCAGTCCTGGACGAGGTCGCCGAGTGTTTCTGTCCGGATCCTCACGACAGCGAACGAGCCCCGCCTTCCTCGACGAGTTTCTCATCTCTATGGAAAACCGATGTGATCAGCACGGACTTTACTCCGGCACACATCGTTGTTCCGGGATACGAACCTACACTGTCGCTTATCTCGACGGGACCGTCCTGGCCACCACCGAGATATATCCCGGTGCTACCCCACGAGCTGACAATCTTTCGGAGTTCCTCGCGGCACTGGCACCCGAATCATCCCA
The nucleotide sequence above comes from Actinopolyspora erythraea. Encoded proteins:
- a CDS encoding TIGR03986 family type III CRISPR-associated RAMP protein — translated: MNDTFVNPYTFVPLPKAAPHSCEPHGHHGQGELLSGKLELTLHARTPLLIREMNEREKAEPDLPRRPDGTPIIPGSSLKGALRSLHETLTGSCLRVFDEEFVPGYRDPASTERSGKRHMAIVEQHHSEETPPVLRLCDKKSREARLRQEELARIHREEGPLTSGDRLEVDFDDESGRPVRARHHSKGKWVVLLSDASARKQHQPYYAHIRRFTGESPEQQLQQEVWDDFRSAVENADELRTAQQSKRDEQNPFTEVTFTHVPKGRKPEQGTRYELGRRHLVSKRLRPGQPVWVTTKSNGEIDSLRLGMLGRHAGKYTAGERVRPKPLLPCRYDDDLCPSCRLFGSADTAGKDSEEAQQRSYRGHVRVGDAVAINEVTPQSVTLPPMGIPRPGAGQFYLVNDAKVRGNAAVDPPLREWGSAADSGGQKRDLRGRKYYWHTPTEDGEKPSRAEARKHQLKSNMTSEAKLFPTGTSFEVTIAFTDIDEVQLGGLLACLSPSSVLGGELWQHVGGGRPLGLGSRTFELDENASEIRRSGARYGAAHEPVAPTPERFLEEFQNWMRRHAPAAHELWPKLGKALSPNTVNPNSVWYPPGAYWDQKGSENFDRGYEFWKRTSGTELKPNTDGPRTGYPLLALPDIDEQNQELPIIPNAQGSDEEKAEKLPNQAWPPSNQRSNARDNGNRKNKPKGKRR